In Cytobacillus oceanisediminis, the following proteins share a genomic window:
- a CDS encoding EamA family transporter has product MNGRSRSTGLLLVIFGASFWGIGGTVAQKLFQEFGISVDWLVTVRLLTAGVLLLAVQFLLKDRSQVFGVWKNKRAAIMLLIFGLAGMLAVQYTYMASIHHGNAAVATLLQYLAPAMIIIYLVLRKQSVFSRQDFVTVSLALAGCFFLLTNGSVSQLSVPAPAIVWGVLSGVALAFYTLYAVPLLKEYDSLVVVGWAMVIGGSALSFIHPPWQMDFGSLTAEAYLYLIFVIIFGTMLAFWFYIESLQTLSPTETSLLSSLEPLAAVFTTVIWLNEPFGMFQWAGTACIFGMIMLLALSKKKPAKNSDCAENEEPLRVS; this is encoded by the coding sequence ATGAATGGACGTTCAAGGAGCACGGGTTTATTGCTTGTTATTTTTGGAGCTTCATTTTGGGGTATAGGCGGAACAGTTGCCCAAAAGCTTTTTCAGGAATTTGGAATCTCTGTTGATTGGCTTGTCACTGTCCGGCTTCTGACAGCAGGTGTTCTTCTGTTAGCCGTTCAATTTCTGCTGAAAGACCGCTCTCAGGTATTTGGAGTCTGGAAGAATAAAAGGGCAGCCATCATGCTCTTGATTTTTGGCCTGGCAGGCATGCTAGCCGTGCAGTATACCTATATGGCTTCCATTCATCATGGCAATGCGGCTGTTGCCACATTGCTTCAATATCTGGCACCGGCTATGATTATTATTTACCTGGTTTTACGGAAACAATCGGTATTTTCAAGACAGGATTTTGTAACAGTTTCCCTTGCCCTGGCAGGATGCTTCTTTCTTTTGACCAACGGTTCTGTTTCTCAGCTGTCCGTACCGGCACCTGCAATTGTATGGGGAGTTCTATCTGGTGTGGCACTCGCATTTTATACTTTATATGCTGTCCCGCTGCTGAAGGAATATGATTCCCTTGTGGTGGTTGGATGGGCGATGGTCATTGGCGGATCTGCATTGAGTTTCATCCATCCCCCTTGGCAAATGGATTTCGGCAGCTTAACGGCTGAAGCATACCTGTATTTGATTTTTGTTATTATTTTTGGAACAATGCTTGCATTCTGGTTCTATATTGAAAGTCTCCAAACCCTTTCTCCAACGGAAACCAGTCTTTTAAGCAGCCTGGAGCCCCTCGCGGCAGTATTTACTACTGTTATCTGGCTGAATGAACCATTCGGCATGTTCCAATGGGCGGGTACAGCCTGCATCTTTGGCATGATTATGCTGCTGGCTTTGAGTAAAAAGAAACCTGCAAAGAATAGTGATTGTGCTGAAAACGAAGAGCCGTTAAGAGTGAGCTGA
- a CDS encoding AraC family transcriptional regulator has product MQIKDFKVDESLKELTSHRTVVMPVACYETKIADNIHGIIPLHWHEEIQFILSVKGEAIVQINEEKLAVKEGEGIFINSGCLHSAEDLNGDCVYICLNVSPHFLLPQELYSSYIYPYISATNLPYIILNRREDWGKSILESIMEIKKLINDNPPFYEINITSLLTFIWQQLIRNGFQLEYSQTEVEKHMRMKEMLNWIHQHSAEKVTLADIAKAGRLSNSECCRYFKKILKTTPINYLIHYRIQKSLPLLQERDSNVTEVAFKVGFNSSSYFIEKFRKSMNMTPLAYKKNRN; this is encoded by the coding sequence TTGCAGATTAAAGATTTTAAAGTGGATGAAAGCCTGAAAGAGCTGACGAGCCACAGGACGGTGGTGATGCCTGTGGCCTGCTACGAAACGAAAATTGCAGATAATATCCATGGCATAATCCCTTTGCACTGGCATGAGGAAATTCAATTTATCCTGTCAGTAAAAGGCGAAGCTATTGTCCAAATCAATGAGGAAAAATTGGCAGTTAAAGAAGGTGAGGGCATTTTCATCAATAGCGGCTGTCTCCATTCGGCCGAGGATTTAAACGGAGATTGCGTTTATATTTGTTTAAATGTTTCCCCTCATTTCCTGCTTCCCCAGGAATTATACAGCAGCTATATTTATCCATATATATCAGCAACAAATCTTCCATACATAATCCTGAACCGCAGGGAGGATTGGGGAAAAAGCATATTAGAAAGCATCATGGAAATCAAGAAATTAATTAATGACAATCCTCCATTTTACGAGATTAACATAACCAGTCTGCTGACATTCATTTGGCAGCAGTTAATCAGGAACGGATTCCAATTGGAATACAGCCAGACTGAAGTTGAAAAGCATATGCGGATGAAGGAAATGCTGAATTGGATTCATCAGCATTCCGCTGAAAAAGTTACTCTTGCTGATATTGCCAAAGCCGGCAGGCTGAGTAATTCTGAATGCTGCAGATATTTTAAAAAAATCTTAAAGACGACACCAATTAACTACTTGATTCATTATCGCATACAAAAAAGTCTCCCCCTGCTACAAGAAAGAGACTCGAATGTCACAGAAGTTGCCTTTAAAGTAGGATTCAACAGCAGCAGTTACTTTATTGAAAAATTCCGCAAGTCTATGAATATGACACCTTTAGCGTATAAAAAGAATCGAAATTAA